A portion of the Krasilnikovia cinnamomea genome contains these proteins:
- a CDS encoding Ku protein: protein MRAIWKGAVSFGLVSIAVKLFSATEEKDIRFHQVHRTDGGRIKYKRVCSVDGEEVSYDDIAKGYDIGGGEMVILTDDDFADLPLTTSHAIDVLAFVPADQIDPIMYAKAYYLEPEGQAAKPYVLLRDALTDADRVAIVKVALRQREQLATLRVRDDVLVLNTMLWPDEVRTPDFGFLDDDVETRPAELAMASSLIDSMAGSFKPDEFTDNYRAALQEVIDAKVEGREVVTPEEAEEAPAAAVDLMAALKASVERAKAARGETPEARARAVEATPLKAPAKKSAPAKKAAPAKKAAAAKKTTTAKKAAPTKKAAKKSA, encoded by the coding sequence ATGCGGGCGATCTGGAAGGGCGCGGTGTCGTTCGGCCTCGTGTCGATCGCGGTCAAACTCTTCTCGGCCACGGAGGAAAAGGACATCCGGTTCCACCAGGTGCACCGCACCGACGGCGGCCGGATCAAGTACAAGCGGGTCTGCTCCGTGGACGGCGAAGAGGTCAGCTACGACGACATCGCCAAGGGTTACGACATCGGCGGCGGCGAGATGGTCATCCTCACCGACGACGACTTCGCGGACCTGCCGTTGACCACCTCGCACGCCATCGACGTACTGGCCTTCGTGCCCGCCGACCAGATCGACCCCATCATGTACGCGAAGGCGTACTACCTGGAGCCCGAGGGCCAGGCCGCCAAGCCGTACGTGCTGCTGCGCGACGCCCTCACCGACGCCGACCGGGTCGCCATCGTGAAGGTGGCGCTGCGCCAGCGCGAGCAGCTGGCCACCCTGCGGGTCCGCGACGACGTGCTGGTGCTCAACACGATGCTCTGGCCGGACGAGGTGCGCACCCCGGACTTCGGTTTCCTGGACGACGACGTGGAGACCCGCCCGGCCGAGCTGGCGATGGCCAGCTCGCTGATCGACTCGATGGCGGGCAGTTTCAAGCCGGACGAGTTCACCGACAACTACCGGGCCGCGTTGCAGGAGGTCATCGACGCCAAGGTGGAGGGCCGGGAGGTCGTCACACCGGAGGAGGCCGAGGAGGCCCCGGCCGCCGCGGTGGATCTGATGGCGGCGCTGAAGGCGTCCGTCGAGCGGGCCAAGGCGGCCCGCGGCGAGACTCCGGAGGCGCGGGCGCGGGCGGTCGAGGCCACCCCGCTCAAGGCCCCGGCGAAGAAGAGCGCACCGGCCAAGAAGGCCGCCCCCGCGAAGAAGGCGGCCGCCGCCAAGAAGACCACCACCGCGAAGAAGGCGGCCCCCACCAAGAAGGCGGCGAAGAAGTCCGCCTGA
- the ligD gene encoding non-homologous end-joining DNA ligase, translating into MAGAPLSPMLATAGTLPAGPGWSYEFKWDGVRVLASFAGARPRLWARSGTLVTVAYPEVAALELPAGSLLDGEMVVLDASGRPSFTALAERMHVRDAGRAARLAAGLPATYMIFDLLRYGDEALLALPYAQRRARLEALELEGPHWTVPPAFPDGAATAAAAREHALEGVVAKRLEAPYVPGARSADWIKVKFDRTGDYVIGGWRSGARRLGGLLVGVPGPDGLLRFRGRVGGGIGAAAEQDLLAALRPLAAPESPFAPGAVPREDSRGAHWVRPELVAEIRYGNRTPDGRLRFPRFLRLRPDKTPEMCAEEEEDDRAS; encoded by the coding sequence ATGGCCGGTGCACCGCTGTCCCCGATGCTCGCCACCGCGGGCACCCTGCCGGCGGGACCGGGGTGGAGTTACGAGTTCAAGTGGGACGGCGTGCGGGTGCTGGCGTCCTTCGCCGGTGCGCGCCCCCGGCTCTGGGCCCGCTCCGGCACGCTGGTCACCGTGGCGTATCCCGAGGTGGCTGCCCTGGAGTTGCCCGCCGGATCGCTGCTGGACGGGGAGATGGTGGTGCTCGACGCCAGCGGGCGGCCGTCGTTCACGGCGCTCGCGGAGCGGATGCACGTGCGCGACGCGGGGCGCGCGGCCCGGCTCGCCGCCGGACTGCCCGCCACGTACATGATCTTCGATCTGCTCCGGTACGGCGACGAGGCGCTGCTGGCCCTGCCGTACGCGCAGCGGCGCGCGCGGCTGGAGGCCCTGGAGCTGGAAGGGCCGCACTGGACGGTGCCGCCCGCCTTTCCCGACGGCGCCGCCACCGCGGCCGCCGCCCGGGAGCACGCCCTGGAAGGGGTGGTCGCCAAGCGGCTGGAGGCGCCGTACGTGCCGGGGGCCCGCTCCGCCGACTGGATCAAGGTCAAGTTCGACCGGACCGGTGACTACGTCATCGGCGGCTGGCGGTCCGGCGCCCGGCGCCTCGGTGGCCTGCTCGTCGGCGTGCCCGGCCCGGACGGCCTGCTGCGGTTCCGTGGCCGGGTCGGCGGTGGCATCGGCGCCGCCGCCGAGCAGGACCTGCTGGCGGCGCTGCGGCCGCTGGCCGCACCGGAGTCGCCGTTCGCGCCCGGCGCGGTGCCTCGCGAGGATTCCCGCGGCGCACACTGGGTACGCCCCGAGCTGGTGGCCGAGATCCGGTACGGCAACCGCACCCCCGACGGGCGGCTGCGGTTCCCCCGGTTCCTGCGGCTGCGCCCGGACAAGACGCCCGAGATGTGTGCCGAAGAGGAGGAGGACGACCGTGCCTCGTGA
- the ligD gene encoding non-homologous end-joining DNA ligase: MPRERFVVHLDGRDLELSNLDKVLYPAAGFTKGEVIDYYTRVAPVLLPHLQDRALTRIRYPNGVEAAHFFEKNAPGGTPDWVRLATLPVPGSTKSRETIDFVVVDDLATLVWVANIASLELHTPQWRIGADPDLMVVDLDPGEPAGLRECCAVAVLVRDRLAADGVAAYPKTSGKKGMQLCCPIAGTQSAEHVSGYAKRIAEELSRQVPGSITARMTKAIRPGKVFIDWSQNAAAKTTVAPYSLRAQPHPTVSTPLTWDEVEAVAVGDEPARQYRAGEVLDRVREHGDLLADLLTPGPAVP, from the coding sequence GTGCCTCGTGAGCGCTTCGTCGTCCACCTCGACGGGCGCGACCTGGAACTGTCCAACCTCGACAAGGTCCTGTACCCGGCGGCCGGGTTCACCAAGGGTGAGGTCATCGACTACTACACCCGGGTCGCCCCGGTGCTGCTGCCCCACCTTCAGGACCGGGCGCTGACCCGCATCCGCTACCCGAACGGGGTCGAGGCCGCCCACTTCTTCGAGAAGAACGCCCCCGGCGGCACCCCGGACTGGGTCCGCCTGGCGACCCTGCCCGTACCCGGCTCCACCAAGAGCCGGGAGACCATCGACTTCGTGGTGGTCGACGACCTGGCCACCCTCGTGTGGGTGGCCAACATCGCCTCCCTGGAACTGCACACCCCGCAGTGGCGCATCGGCGCCGACCCCGACCTGATGGTGGTCGACCTGGACCCGGGGGAGCCCGCCGGGCTACGGGAGTGCTGCGCGGTCGCGGTGCTGGTCCGGGACCGGCTGGCCGCCGACGGCGTCGCCGCGTACCCGAAGACCTCGGGGAAGAAGGGCATGCAGCTGTGCTGCCCGATCGCGGGCACGCAGTCCGCCGAGCACGTCAGCGGGTACGCCAAGCGGATCGCCGAGGAGTTGTCCAGGCAGGTGCCCGGCTCGATCACCGCGCGGATGACCAAGGCGATCCGGCCCGGCAAGGTGTTCATCGACTGGAGCCAGAACGCCGCCGCGAAGACCACCGTGGCGCCGTACTCGCTGCGGGCCCAGCCCCACCCGACCGTGTCGACGCCGCTGACATGGGACGAGGTGGAGGCGGTCGCGGTGGGTGACGAGCCCGCCCGGCAGTACCGGGCGGGCGAGGTGCTCGACCGCGTGCGGGAGCACGGCGATCTGCTGGCCGACCTGCTCACCCCCGGCCCGGCGGTGCCCTGA
- a CDS encoding DNA repair helicase XPB produces the protein MSGGPLIVQSDKTLLLEVDHPDAQACRMAIAPFAELERSPEHVHTYRLTPLGLWNARAAGHDAESVVDGLIKFSRYPVPHALLVDVAETMDRYGRLQLLNDPVHGLVLRGLDRIVLVEVAKSKKLAGMLGARLDDETIAVHGSERGRLKQALLKLGWPAEDLAGYVDGEAHQIDLAEDGWHLRSYQQEAVDGFWAGGSGVVVLPCGAGKTLVGAAAMAVAKATTLILVTNTVAGRQWKRELIARTSLTEEEVGEYSGERKEIRPVTIATYQVLTSRRGGAFTHLDLFGARDWGLVIYDEVHLLPAPIFRFTADLQARRRLGLTATLVREDGREGDVFSLIGPKRYDAPWKDIEAQGWIAPAECVEVRVTLTDAERMAYAVSEAEERYRVASTARTKLPVVRALLERHKGEQTLVIGGYLDQLHELSEYLDAPIVQGATTNKERERLFDEFRSGALRTLVVSKVGNFSIDLPEAAVAIQVSGTFGSRQEEAQRLGRVLRPKADGRQAHFYTVVSRDTIDTEYAAHRQRFLAEQGYAYTIVDADDVLGPPLPTVD, from the coding sequence GTGAGCGGCGGACCCCTGATCGTGCAGTCCGACAAGACCCTGCTGCTGGAGGTGGACCACCCCGACGCGCAGGCGTGCCGGATGGCGATCGCGCCGTTCGCGGAGCTGGAACGCTCGCCGGAGCACGTGCACACGTACCGGCTGACGCCGCTGGGGTTGTGGAACGCCCGCGCGGCCGGGCACGACGCGGAGAGCGTGGTCGACGGCCTGATCAAGTTCTCCCGATACCCGGTGCCGCACGCCCTGCTGGTCGACGTGGCCGAGACGATGGACCGGTACGGCCGCCTGCAACTGCTCAACGACCCGGTGCACGGGCTCGTGCTGCGCGGGCTGGACCGGATCGTGCTGGTCGAGGTGGCCAAGAGCAAGAAGCTGGCCGGGATGCTGGGCGCCCGCCTCGACGACGAGACGATCGCGGTGCACGGCTCGGAACGCGGCCGCCTCAAGCAGGCGCTGCTCAAGCTGGGCTGGCCCGCCGAGGACCTGGCCGGGTACGTGGACGGCGAGGCGCACCAGATCGACCTGGCGGAAGACGGCTGGCATCTGCGCTCGTACCAGCAGGAGGCCGTGGACGGGTTCTGGGCCGGCGGGTCCGGTGTGGTGGTGCTGCCGTGCGGGGCGGGCAAGACCCTGGTCGGGGCGGCCGCCATGGCCGTCGCGAAGGCCACCACGCTGATCCTGGTGACCAACACGGTCGCCGGGCGGCAGTGGAAGCGGGAGCTGATCGCCCGTACGTCGCTGACCGAGGAGGAGGTCGGCGAGTACTCCGGCGAGCGCAAGGAGATCCGCCCGGTCACCATCGCCACGTACCAGGTGCTGACGTCGCGGCGCGGCGGCGCGTTCACCCACCTGGACCTGTTCGGGGCCCGCGACTGGGGTCTGGTGATCTACGACGAGGTGCACCTGCTGCCCGCGCCGATCTTCCGGTTCACCGCGGACCTGCAGGCCCGGCGGCGCCTCGGGCTGACCGCCACGCTGGTCCGTGAGGACGGCCGCGAGGGCGACGTGTTCTCCCTGATCGGTCCGAAGCGCTACGACGCGCCGTGGAAGGACATCGAGGCGCAGGGCTGGATCGCCCCCGCCGAGTGCGTCGAGGTCCGGGTGACGCTGACGGACGCGGAGCGGATGGCGTACGCGGTGAGTGAGGCCGAGGAGCGCTACCGGGTCGCGTCGACGGCCCGGACGAAGCTGCCCGTGGTCCGCGCCCTGCTGGAGCGGCACAAGGGCGAGCAGACCCTGGTGATCGGCGGCTACCTGGACCAGCTGCACGAGCTGAGCGAGTACCTGGACGCACCGATCGTGCAGGGCGCCACCACCAACAAGGAGCGGGAACGGCTGTTCGACGAGTTCCGCTCGGGCGCGCTGCGCACCCTGGTGGTCTCGAAGGTCGGCAACTTCTCCATCGACCTGCCCGAGGCCGCGGTGGCGATCCAGGTGTCCGGCACGTTCGGGTCCCGGCAGGAGGAGGCGCAGCGGCTGGGCCGCGTGCTGCGCCCGAAGGCGGACGGCCGCCAGGCGCACTTCTACACCGTGGTGTCCCGGGACACGATCGACACCGAGTACGCCGCGCACCGCCAGCGTTTCCTGGCCGAGCAGGGGTACGCGTACACGATCGTCGACGCGGACGACGTGCTGGGCCCGCCGCTGCCCACGGTGGACTGA